One Mycoplasmoides pneumoniae FH genomic region harbors:
- a CDS encoding ADP-ribosylating toxin CARDS: MPNPVRFVYRVDLRSPEEIFEHGFLTLGDVRNFFEHILSTNFGRSYFISTSETPTAAIRFFGSWLREYVPEHPRRAYLYEIRADQHFYNARATGENLLDLMRQRQVVFDSGDREMAQMGIRALRTSFAYQREWFTDGPIAAANVRSAWLVDAVPVEPGHAHHPAGRVVETTRINEPEMHNPHYQELQTQANDQPWLPTPGIATPVHLSIPQAASVADVSEGTSASLSFACPDWSPPSSNGENPLDKCIAEKIDNYNLQSLPQYASSVKELEDTPVYLRGIKTQKTFMLQADPQNNNVFLVEVNPKQKSSFPQTIFFWDVYQRICLKDLTGAQISLSLTAFTTQYAGQLKVHLSVSAVNAVNQKWKMTPQDSAITQFRVSSELLGQTENGLFWNTKSGGSQHDLYVCPLKNPPSDLEELQIIVDECTTHAQFVTMRAASTFFVDVQLGWYWRGYYYTPQLSGWSYQMKTPDGQIFYDLKTSKIFFVQDNQNVFFLHNKLNKQTGYSWDWVEWLKHDMNEDKDENFKWYFSRDDLTIPSVEGLNFRHIRCYADNQQLKVIISGSRWGGWYSTYDKVESNVEDKILVKDGFDRF; the protein is encoded by the coding sequence ATGCCAAATCCTGTTAGATTTGTTTACCGTGTTGATTTGAGAAGCCCTGAAGAAATTTTTGAACATGGCTTTTTAACTTTAGGTGATGTGAGAAATTTCTTTGAACACATTCTCTCCACTAATTTTGGTAGAAGCTATTTTATTTCCACTTCAGAAACACCCACAGCAGCTATTCGCTTCTTTGGTAGCTGGTTACGGGAATATGTACCAGAGCACCCCAGAAGGGCTTACTTATATGAAATTCGTGCCGACCAACACTTTTACAATGCCCGCGCCACTGGGGAGAACTTGTTAGATTTAATGCGTCAAAGACAAGTAGTATTTGACTCTGGTGATCGAGAAATGGCACAAATGGGAATTAGAGCTTTACGCACTTCCTTTGCGTATCAACGTGAATGGTTTACCGATGGTCCAATTGCAGCAGCTAATGTCCGTAGTGCTTGACTAGTAGATGCTGTTCCCGTTGAACCTGGTCATGCTCACCACCCGGCTGGTCGTGTTGTAGAGACTACTAGAATTAATGAACCGGAAATGCACAACCCTCATTATCAAGAGCTGCAAACCCAAGCCAATGATCAACCATGATTGCCAACACCAGGAATAGCTACTCCTGTACATTTATCAATTCCCCAAGCAGCTTCCGTTGCTGATGTTTCGGAAGGTACTTCCGCTTCGCTATCGTTTGCGTGCCCTGATTGAAGTCCACCTTCTAGTAATGGTGAAAATCCGCTAGACAAATGCATTGCGGAAAAGATTGATAACTATAACCTACAATCCTTACCACAGTACGCTAGCAGTGTAAAGGAACTGGAAGATACACCAGTATACCTAAGGGGAATTAAAACGCAAAAAACCTTTATGTTACAAGCAGATCCGCAAAATAACAATGTCTTTTTGGTCGAAGTAAACCCCAAACAAAAGTCCAGCTTTCCCCAAACCATCTTCTTTTGGGATGTTTATCAACGAATTTGTCTCAAGGATTTAACTGGTGCACAAATCAGTCTTTCGCTTACTGCCTTTACTACTCAGTATGCTGGTCAGCTCAAAGTGCACCTTAGTGTTAGCGCGGTTAATGCCGTGAACCAAAAGTGAAAAATGACACCGCAAGACAGTGCAATAACTCAGTTTCGGGTCTCCTCTGAACTGTTAGGTCAAACTGAAAATGGCTTGTTCTGAAATACCAAGAGTGGTGGTTCACAACACGATTTGTATGTATGTCCTTTGAAAAATCCACCTAGTGATTTGGAAGAATTACAAATAATTGTTGATGAATGTACTACCCATGCGCAGTTTGTTACTATGCGTGCAGCTAGCACCTTCTTTGTTGATGTTCAGCTAGGCTGGTATTGAAGGGGTTATTACTATACCCCACAATTAAGTGGTTGATCTTATCAGATGAAAACACCAGATGGACAGATATTCTATGATCTAAAAACTTCGAAAATCTTCTTTGTCCAGGACAACCAAAACGTGTTCTTTCTCCATAATAAACTCAACAAACAAACTGGTTACAGCTGGGATTGAGTAGAATGGCTAAAACATGACATGAATGAGGACAAAGACGAAAACTTTAAATGGTACTTTTCGCGTGATGACCTTACCATTCCTTCCGTTGAAGGGCTTAACTTCCGCCACATTCGCTGTTACGCTGACAACCAGCAGTTAAAGGTGATCATAAGCGGTTCACGTTGGGGCGGTTGGTACTCCACTTACGATAAAGTTGAAAGTAATGTCGAAGATAAGATTTTGGTCAAAGATGGTTTTGATCGCTTTTAG
- a CDS encoding MPN376 family protein yields the protein MRYLKGKGDVLSILKSKSPAITQRFDLKWNNGKKTEVYLNNVNNYISESLYAQEALKQIERTAQLSIQNGELPDVKVYTNSGASFGLVGWHTDNGRTWAFRHENKYDKNVHFSWNQTYYKYSNRERTASNPYYWKWVAWFDLGYANQRIGLVENDEYHIDKRVPEPTPRKWDKNKPLWGDIRSKILYSAERLDPDKGIFIWFNQTGFNTKGTKGWANSGFFTDFWDTNNNPNAFTTNITSEGGNSNWHSPDWGSHTTDTRFFLKLEPYSKLFYKENGQERLITVSDYIRKAKSTKTNYQWVNKNQIKTLVRKTRSIDLGLGSAVRQTYTTKSDIASNQQLKYKLKDSTFSIDTYNNFKLDKLLVPKTNEDATAIKNGVFVKQPTLSFDFNPVLTNAIVNIHNLFAQTLDLKEHLKSDQPYNESDKAAINKVIEQIKNKEVDYIQVADFIGKLKNWSQNPGSIESKGENTAQWYADAKKEFGLNLNDDVNTWTQLSSLIASYFSKDIFANVKLNGAKERRMKVWDGAKFEFIPIENTEKQSEQLANENRAEIAVSAIGFQDEGGLRDASFINKVALTPKSSKTKIANGDASKIEKAANEISYKYHYRQNFKQASWDKQNSQTKSIVVQSTDLNDERERFQKDINNYLKVQGISETEIKVNAVHKVDAMLNARKSDDPKLASVQSTANKYGLNLRSNPYTGQFYVVVDVTNANDLGNQRRANNAKSYFYYIEGLDKGAQSSYLVRFENKQKLYSLESLAVDSRGLYVKNVSKDAIIQAKQNQNLYLDTHNWNAALKANLTNAELTLPTASADNSAKLSTPNAENDEGFLSENVSGSILGYVERMTGKKLFLKERVSFNKEDKNNLKLRLTSNFTLDKKGNLEVKDPSVINQIVEEAKGYNVLVSEEKGDDPESDKNIFKITLTTNPEQSTVIKLPYWIVTKKSKTNKDGTVREQKNLVFDFSNLNNFEYNTVVSLLFTDSSFIKNAYAPLQTEFRKQLKTVLEHKYQAPIKTGQLPLLTKVQLANNQKQIDNFTFDLHKNIFNKEDINKINWPLIAITFTGSAALLSTIIASGVVLHRWRKSRKHFWEQMLKARKVK from the coding sequence ATGCGCTACCTTAAGGGTAAAGGCGATGTGCTTTCAATCTTAAAGAGTAAAAGTCCAGCTATTACCCAGCGCTTTGATTTAAAGTGAAATAACGGTAAAAAGACAGAGGTCTACTTAAACAACGTTAATAACTACATTAGTGAAAGCCTTTACGCTCAAGAAGCACTTAAGCAAATTGAGCGTACTGCTCAGCTTTCCATTCAGAACGGTGAACTACCAGATGTAAAGGTGTATACCAACTCTGGCGCTAGCTTTGGTTTAGTGGGTTGACACACTGATAACGGTCGCACTTGAGCGTTCCGGCACGAGAACAAATACGACAAAAACGTTCACTTTAGCTGGAACCAAACATATTACAAGTACTCTAACCGCGAAAGGACAGCAAGTAACCCTTATTACTGAAAGTGGGTGGCTTGGTTTGATTTGGGTTATGCCAACCAACGCATAGGTTTGGTGGAAAATGATGAATATCATATTGACAAGCGTGTTCCAGAACCAACTCCCAGAAAATGGGATAAAAACAAACCTTTATGGGGTGATATTCGCTCGAAGATTCTCTACAGTGCTGAGCGGTTAGATCCAGATAAGGGAATCTTCATCTGGTTCAACCAAACTGGTTTTAACACCAAGGGTACTAAGGGCTGGGCTAACAGTGGCTTTTTTACCGATTTTTGGGATACCAACAATAACCCCAATGCCTTTACCACCAACATCACTTCTGAAGGTGGTAACTCCAATTGGCACAGTCCTGATTGAGGTAGTCATACCACTGACACGCGCTTCTTTTTAAAGCTAGAACCTTACAGCAAGCTGTTTTACAAGGAAAACGGTCAGGAAAGATTAATTACTGTAAGTGATTACATTAGAAAAGCAAAGAGTACCAAGACTAATTACCAATGGGTTAATAAAAACCAGATTAAAACGCTTGTTAGAAAAACTCGCAGTATTGACTTAGGTTTAGGTAGTGCTGTACGTCAAACTTACACCACTAAGAGTGATATAGCCTCCAACCAACAGCTAAAGTACAAACTTAAGGATTCGACCTTTAGCATTGACACTTACAATAACTTTAAGCTCGATAAGTTACTAGTGCCAAAAACCAACGAGGATGCTACGGCAATTAAGAATGGTGTTTTTGTCAAACAACCAACACTGTCCTTTGACTTTAACCCCGTTTTGACAAACGCCATTGTCAACATTCACAATCTGTTTGCGCAAACACTTGATTTAAAGGAGCATTTAAAGTCTGATCAACCTTACAATGAAAGTGACAAAGCAGCAATCAATAAGGTTATAGAACAAATCAAAAATAAGGAAGTTGACTACATTCAAGTAGCTGATTTTATTGGCAAGCTGAAAAATTGAAGCCAAAATCCAGGTAGTATTGAATCCAAGGGTGAAAATACTGCACAATGGTATGCTGATGCTAAAAAAGAGTTTGGTTTAAACTTGAACGATGATGTTAATACCTGAACACAACTTTCCAGCTTAATTGCTTCTTACTTCTCTAAGGACATTTTTGCTAACGTCAAATTAAACGGCGCAAAGGAAAGACGGATGAAGGTTTGGGATGGTGCTAAGTTTGAGTTCATCCCGATTGAAAACACTGAAAAACAATCAGAACAACTAGCAAATGAAAACCGCGCTGAGATTGCTGTAAGCGCCATTGGTTTTCAAGATGAAGGCGGTTTACGTGATGCTAGTTTTATCAATAAGGTAGCTCTAACCCCTAAGAGTAGTAAAACTAAAATTGCTAACGGTGATGCTAGCAAAATAGAAAAAGCAGCCAACGAAATTTCTTATAAGTACCATTACCGACAAAACTTTAAACAAGCTAGCTGGGACAAACAAAACTCACAAACCAAGAGTATTGTAGTACAAAGCACTGATTTGAACGATGAGCGCGAACGCTTCCAAAAGGACATTAACAACTATTTAAAGGTACAAGGCATCTCTGAAACTGAAATTAAAGTAAATGCTGTTCATAAAGTTGATGCGATGTTAAACGCCCGCAAAAGTGATGATCCGAAGCTCGCTAGCGTTCAAAGTACGGCAAACAAGTATGGTTTAAACCTACGATCTAACCCATACACTGGTCAGTTTTATGTAGTAGTGGATGTAACTAATGCCAATGACTTGGGTAACCAACGCCGGGCAAATAACGCTAAGAGTTACTTTTACTATATTGAAGGGTTGGACAAAGGAGCACAAAGTTCGTACTTAGTGCGCTTTGAAAACAAACAAAAGCTGTATTCACTCGAATCACTAGCGGTTGATAGTCGTGGCCTTTATGTGAAAAATGTGTCCAAGGATGCAATTATCCAAGCCAAGCAAAACCAAAACCTTTATCTCGATACTCATAACTGGAACGCTGCTTTGAAGGCTAACCTCACCAACGCTGAACTTACTTTGCCTACAGCAAGTGCTGACAATTCAGCTAAACTATCTACACCTAACGCTGAGAATGATGAGGGTTTTTTGAGTGAAAATGTCAGTGGTTCGATCTTAGGCTATGTTGAGCGAATGACTGGTAAAAAGCTCTTTTTAAAGGAAAGGGTGAGCTTTAATAAGGAAGACAAAAATAATTTAAAGCTACGTTTAACATCGAACTTTACCTTAGACAAGAAGGGTAATTTAGAGGTTAAAGACCCAAGTGTAATTAACCAAATTGTAGAAGAAGCTAAGGGTTACAATGTCTTGGTTTCAGAAGAAAAAGGTGATGATCCAGAATCAGACAAAAACATCTTCAAGATTACTTTAACCACCAACCCTGAACAAAGTACCGTTATTAAACTGCCTTACTGGATTGTTACCAAGAAATCCAAAACTAACAAGGATGGTACGGTTAGAGAGCAGAAAAACTTGGTGTTTGACTTCTCTAACCTAAACAACTTCGAATACAACACAGTTGTTAGTCTGTTGTTTACCGACAGCTCCTTTATTAAGAATGCCTACGCTCCATTGCAAACAGAATTTAGAAAGCAGCTCAAAACCGTTTTAGAACACAAATACCAAGCACCAATTAAGACTGGTCAACTACCTTTATTGACCAAGGTACAATTGGCAAATAACCAAAAACAAATTGATAACTTCACCTTTGATCTACACAAAAACATTTTCAATAAAGAAGACATCAATAAGATTAACTGACCATTAATAGCAATTACTTTCACTGGTAGTGCTGCATTACTTTCAACAATAATAGCTAGTGGTGTTGTCTTACACCGCTGACGTAAGAGTCGTAAGCACTTCTGAGAACAAATGCTCAAAGCAAGAAAAGTTAAGTAG